The following are from one region of the Treponema denticola genome:
- a CDS encoding sulfotransferase family protein translates to MQQIIACTGYGGTGSSAATNIIEEFKDIKSLDSGFECTFLHESDGLHDLENALREGHRLKTDMAIKRFLRLANILNKQRDYQKYFNGNFEKYSIDYINSICTAQWQGNWHRGSDTIKFSKQDLLYYNLAKQIFLNEYSYKNYSLYEPNTWHPTYQMRNKSFYAFFDDSFYAKTQDYIKKLFLEVGIHTDTKKVLVDQFFPAYNISAYLKYAPQTKIVIVDRDPRDVYVLNKSSWGEPYIPTDDVNTFISWYKGIRFSQKIEAENKNVLLLHFEDLIFDYENSLLKLKTFLELRDEEHIKKGLYFNPEKSAKNTYKFKNYPQWEDDIFKIEKELSDYCYNFPDGLDNGIKVDKGKPVEKYIQDSYEIQAKKELPEEYKNKVYKLLFGITSFGGVCESFNHRKTLKMKAKGFIKLFMFFPFFLIEFPYMIFNYYNFKK, encoded by the coding sequence ATGCAGCAAATAATAGCATGTACAGGATACGGTGGAACTGGTAGTTCTGCCGCAACAAATATAATAGAGGAATTTAAAGATATAAAGAGCTTAGATTCGGGATTTGAGTGTACTTTTTTACATGAAAGTGATGGGTTGCATGATTTAGAGAATGCATTGCGTGAAGGTCATAGACTGAAAACTGATATGGCTATAAAAAGATTTCTGCGCCTTGCTAATATTTTAAATAAGCAAAGAGACTATCAAAAGTATTTTAATGGAAATTTTGAAAAATATTCAATCGATTATATAAATTCTATCTGCACTGCACAGTGGCAAGGAAATTGGCATCGAGGTTCCGATACTATTAAGTTTTCAAAACAAGATTTACTTTATTATAATTTGGCAAAACAAATATTTCTTAATGAATATTCATATAAAAATTATTCTTTATATGAACCTAATACTTGGCATCCTACATATCAGATGAGAAATAAGAGCTTCTATGCTTTTTTTGATGATTCTTTTTATGCTAAGACTCAAGATTATATAAAAAAACTTTTTTTGGAAGTCGGTATTCATACGGACACAAAAAAAGTTTTGGTAGATCAGTTTTTTCCTGCTTATAATATATCGGCATATTTGAAATATGCTCCGCAAACAAAAATTGTCATTGTTGACCGCGATCCGCGTGATGTTTATGTGTTAAATAAAAGCTCTTGGGGAGAGCCTTATATTCCTACTGATGATGTAAATACATTTATAAGCTGGTATAAAGGTATACGTTTTTCACAAAAAATAGAAGCTGAAAATAAAAATGTTCTTTTACTTCATTTTGAAGATCTTATTTTTGATTATGAAAATTCTTTATTAAAATTAAAAACCTTTCTTGAGTTGCGTGATGAAGAACATATAAAAAAGGGGCTTTATTTTAATCCTGAAAAATCTGCAAAAAATACATACAAATTTAAAAACTATCCTCAGTGGGAAGATGATATTTTTAAAATTGAAAAAGAGTTATCGGATTATTGCTACAACTTCCCTGACGGATTGGATAATGGTATTAAAGTTGATAAAGGTAAGCCTGTGGAAAAATATATCCAAGATTCTTATGAAATTCAAGCTAAAAAAGAACTGCCTGAAGAATATAAAAATAAGGTTTATAAGCTATTGTTTGGAATAACTTCTTTCGGCGGTGTTTGTGAAAGTTTTAATCATAGAAAGACCTTAAAAATGAAAGCTAAGGGATTTATAAAACTGTTTATGTTTTTTCCTTTTTTTTTGATTGAATTTCCATATATGATTTTCAATTATTATAACTTTAAAAAATGA
- a CDS encoding glycosyltransferase family 2 protein: MKFSIIIPIYNRSFFIDETLSSLLNQTYTDIEIICVDDYSTDNSLEKLETYALKDDRIKIVRHQKNLGPHCARKTGVENASGDYILFLDCDDMLEPDACKVLYRILNIQPCDVLEFAYKNDREFLYPVPFITIDNLFDSLVYFSNPRAGSVWNKAYKKELLHKAFSNMEDFYSIMGEDLYESVIVAYYTETYDFINNILLHYNTDTGISNKKNDFNGIKRVLESIKNTLNAFRIFFNLYAPEHKNAVLNIERQYVKYIFYYQILMHTDRSDWRKSLNLLPEYFTTDALLSYIKKIKQSMFGLRYELFKYQFNMKLRKWIPTRLKVIVKKLIGCF, encoded by the coding sequence ATGAAATTCAGTATAATAATTCCAATATATAACCGCAGTTTTTTTATTGATGAAACTTTATCAAGTCTTTTAAATCAGACCTATACCGATATTGAGATAATTTGTGTTGATGATTATTCTACGGATAATAGTCTTGAGAAATTAGAAACTTATGCTTTAAAAGATGACCGTATAAAAATAGTGCGGCATCAAAAAAATCTTGGACCGCATTGTGCAAGAAAAACCGGCGTAGAAAATGCTTCAGGCGATTATATTTTATTTTTAGATTGTGATGATATGCTTGAGCCTGATGCATGCAAGGTTTTGTATAGAATACTGAATATACAGCCATGCGATGTCTTAGAATTTGCTTATAAAAATGACAGAGAATTTTTGTACCCAGTCCCGTTTATTACGATAGACAATTTATTTGATAGTTTAGTATATTTTAGCAATCCGCGGGCGGGCTCTGTATGGAATAAGGCATATAAAAAAGAACTGTTACACAAAGCTTTTTCGAACATGGAAGATTTTTATTCGATCATGGGAGAAGATCTTTACGAATCGGTTATTGTTGCCTATTATACGGAAACTTATGATTTTATAAATAATATTTTACTGCACTATAATACCGATACGGGAATTTCAAATAAAAAGAATGATTTTAATGGTATAAAACGAGTGTTAGAATCAATTAAGAATACATTGAATGCTTTTCGTATTTTTTTTAATCTGTATGCGCCGGAACATAAAAATGCCGTTTTGAATATCGAAAGACAATATGTGAAATATATATTTTACTATCAAATTTTGATGCATACCGATAGATCTGATTGGAGGAAATCGCTTAATTTGCTGCCTGAATATTTTACAACTGATGCACTGCTTTCATATATAAAAAAGATAAAACAGTCAATGTTCGGCCTTCGGTATGAGCTTTTTAAGTATCAATTTAATATGAAATTAAGAAAATGGATTCCTACCCGATTGAAAGTGATAGTAAAGAAATTAATAGGCTGCTTCTAA
- a CDS encoding glycosyltransferase, whose translation MEKLKLLFITHTHSSGGGAEKVLTTLVNNLDRDRYDISIFELLHYDIKNEPLLPHIKLLAPMVTVQQTRIPFYEYTLNQLLMCEPTVVKTLYHFEEYDIVISWIKDTPSYLASCFCNYKIAWTHSDIRYLLNLNNFPDITFEKQLQEKIWAIPEKIFSVSAIAVDSIIKVFSQFKHKTEIFYNPIDIKAVKKLAEEKIETHIFSNSKTLIGIGRLDSNKNFSLLLETQKVLKDNHVDTHLIILGIGEEEKILKKKAAALGIQDSVLFLGFQENPYPYVKAADLLCVSSFAEAFPTVVCEAMILGKPFVTTRVAGASDELACDGACGFVSDWDANDFAEKIERILSDDILYNKMSENCLKKIAEFSIDKAIKKFDYEIMKVIENKNGKKIKNNEITFVQAKQKFSHYYIFLPIGYNIKIQKAFFRWKNTPTPINFLKLGYRILNICGYIVTIPVRLVLLPTLCRIYRDKQCSK comes from the coding sequence ATGGAAAAACTAAAACTTCTTTTTATTACGCATACTCATTCATCAGGCGGTGGGGCAGAAAAAGTGTTGACAACGTTAGTCAATAATTTAGACCGTGATAGGTATGATATAAGTATTTTTGAGCTTTTGCACTATGACATAAAAAATGAGCCGTTGTTGCCTCATATAAAATTATTAGCACCTATGGTTACAGTGCAGCAAACCCGAATTCCTTTTTATGAATATACACTCAATCAATTATTGATGTGTGAACCAACTGTAGTAAAAACTTTATATCATTTTGAAGAGTATGATATTGTAATTTCATGGATTAAAGATACTCCTTCATATTTAGCTTCTTGCTTTTGCAATTATAAAATTGCATGGACACATAGTGATATACGGTATTTATTGAATCTTAATAATTTTCCTGATATTACTTTTGAAAAGCAGCTGCAAGAAAAAATATGGGCTATACCTGAAAAAATATTTTCGGTTTCTGCAATCGCAGTAGACTCAATAATTAAAGTTTTTTCTCAGTTTAAACATAAAACTGAGATTTTTTATAATCCTATTGATATAAAAGCTGTAAAAAAACTGGCTGAAGAAAAAATTGAAACGCATATTTTTTCTAATTCAAAAACACTGATAGGTATAGGGAGACTGGATTCAAACAAAAATTTTAGTTTGTTATTGGAAACACAAAAAGTATTAAAAGATAATCATGTCGATACTCATTTAATTATTTTGGGTATAGGTGAGGAAGAAAAAATATTGAAAAAGAAAGCTGCTGCTTTGGGTATTCAAGATAGTGTTTTATTTTTAGGGTTTCAAGAAAACCCATATCCATATGTAAAGGCTGCTGATCTTCTATGTGTTTCTTCTTTTGCAGAAGCCTTTCCTACTGTAGTTTGTGAAGCTATGATATTAGGAAAACCTTTTGTTACAACAAGAGTTGCCGGGGCATCGGATGAGCTTGCTTGTGATGGAGCGTGCGGTTTTGTTTCTGATTGGGATGCAAATGATTTTGCTGAAAAAATAGAAAGAATATTATCTGATGACATTTTATATAATAAAATGTCTGAAAATTGTTTAAAGAAAATAGCTGAATTCTCGATTGATAAGGCTATTAAAAAGTTTGATTATGAAATTATGAAAGTAATTGAAAATAAAAATGGTAAAAAAATAAAAAATAATGAAATTACTTTTGTACAGGCAAAACAAAAATTTAGTCATTATTATATTTTTTTACCTATCGGTTATAACATAAAAATACAAAAAGCATTTTTTAGGTGGAAAAATACTCCTACACCAATAAATTTTTTAAAGCTTGGTTACAGGATACTAAATATTTGCGGGTACATAGTAACTATTCCGGTAAGATTAGTTTTATTGCCCACATTATGCCGAATATATAGGGATAAGCAATGCAGCAAATAA